The following coding sequences are from one Pusillimonas sp. DMV24BSW_D window:
- a CDS encoding flavin-containing monooxygenase gives MKIAIIGAGFAGLSAAKVLTQFGHDVTVFEKAPDVGGVWSATRRYPGLRTQNNKDTYFLSDFPMPAEYPEWPTGEQVQRYLAAFAKHFDLERRIHLNTEVLLAEPEGEKGWHIKARSTRSGLESDYQFEHLVVANGIFSEPFIPPYPGVDEFKAAGGRLCATSEFNHIEEARGKNVLVVGYGKSSCDVAAAIGEVAASTKVIARELLWKMPRKIMNVLNYKYLMLTRMGEALFPYIEVKGFERFLHGPGRGVRDSMIGSLQKVATKQLKLDKLGLVPEGTFDRIARSTVSLSTDELYEQVMAGKTEVARECDITSLGARDGKPVATLSDGRTVPADLVVCGTGFKQVVPFLPQSVQDEITDERGNFELYRQILPLTVKRLHFCGYNSSFYSPLSAEVAALWIAAHLMGGLNLPPLDERHEHVRRRLKWMEERTEGKHARGTNIIPFSMHNVDEMLDEIGINVGPFTRFKQWLLPVNARNYRMVTHKLLERQKKAQANPARFVKAAH, from the coding sequence ATGAAAATAGCGATCATTGGTGCCGGTTTTGCCGGCTTGTCAGCAGCGAAAGTTCTTACCCAATTTGGACACGACGTGACCGTGTTCGAGAAAGCACCCGATGTAGGAGGGGTGTGGAGCGCCACGCGCCGGTATCCCGGATTGCGTACGCAAAACAATAAAGATACGTATTTCTTGTCAGACTTTCCGATGCCCGCCGAGTATCCTGAATGGCCTACGGGTGAGCAGGTGCAACGCTATTTGGCGGCTTTTGCCAAACATTTCGATCTGGAGCGTCGCATCCATTTGAATACTGAAGTGTTGCTGGCCGAGCCTGAAGGTGAGAAAGGGTGGCACATTAAAGCGCGTAGTACCCGTTCGGGGCTGGAGTCGGATTATCAGTTTGAACATCTGGTTGTGGCTAATGGGATTTTTTCCGAGCCCTTTATTCCTCCGTATCCCGGGGTGGACGAGTTTAAGGCGGCCGGCGGGCGGTTGTGTGCCACTTCGGAATTCAATCATATTGAAGAGGCGCGCGGCAAAAATGTCTTGGTGGTGGGTTACGGTAAATCATCGTGTGATGTGGCAGCCGCCATCGGTGAGGTAGCGGCGTCAACCAAAGTGATTGCGCGCGAACTGCTCTGGAAAATGCCGCGCAAAATCATGAATGTATTGAACTACAAGTACTTGATGCTGACGCGTATGGGCGAAGCTTTGTTCCCTTACATTGAAGTCAAAGGATTCGAGCGCTTTTTGCATGGCCCGGGCCGAGGCGTGCGCGACAGCATGATCGGCTCGTTGCAGAAAGTCGCTACCAAGCAGTTGAAGCTCGACAAATTGGGTTTAGTGCCCGAGGGTACGTTCGACCGCATTGCCCGAAGCACGGTCAGTTTGTCAACTGATGAGCTTTATGAACAGGTTATGGCCGGTAAAACGGAAGTGGCTCGTGAGTGTGATATTACTTCTTTGGGCGCCCGTGACGGTAAGCCGGTTGCCACGCTAAGCGATGGGCGCACGGTACCAGCCGACTTGGTGGTCTGCGGTACCGGCTTCAAGCAGGTTGTACCTTTTTTACCGCAGTCGGTTCAGGACGAAATCACCGACGAGCGGGGGAACTTCGAGTTGTATCGCCAGATTCTGCCGTTAACGGTAAAACGCCTGCATTTCTGCGGCTATAACTCCTCGTTCTATAGTCCGCTAAGCGCCGAGGTGGCGGCGTTGTGGATCGCCGCCCATTTGATGGGCGGGCTCAACCTGCCGCCATTGGACGAGCGTCACGAACATGTACGCCGTCGCCTGAAGTGGATGGAGGAACGAACCGAAGGCAAACATGCGCGTGGGACCAACATTATTCCGTTCTCCATGCATAACGTGGATGAAATGCTGGATGAAATTGGCATTAACGTGGGCCCCTTCACCCGTTTCAAACAGTGGCTGTTACCGGTGAACGCGCGCAACTACCGAATGGTGACGCATAAACTGCTGGAGCGCCAAAAAAAAGCGCAGGCTAACCCCGCAAGGTTTGTGAAGGCAGCTCATTGA
- a CDS encoding SDR family oxidoreductase — protein sequence MQDMQEKVAIVTGGATLIGAAVAQAFHDRGAAVVIADIDEEGGARVAGKLGARALFVKTDLSDDTQIASCVKEAVVQFGGIDFLVNLACSYVDDGIEATRDDWHQSYDVNVVGSVMMMKACRPHMIQRGGGAIVNFSSISAKVAQTGRWLYPVTKAAIAQLTRNMAMDLAQDRIRVNSVSPGWTWSRIMDELTGGDRAKTDRVAAPFHLLGRVGDPAEIAQGVVFLCSSNASFITGTDLAVDGGYSAMGPEQAVPAIPRLCE from the coding sequence ATGCAGGACATGCAAGAGAAGGTGGCCATTGTCACCGGCGGTGCAACGCTTATTGGTGCCGCTGTAGCGCAGGCTTTTCACGACCGCGGCGCTGCGGTGGTGATTGCCGATATCGACGAAGAAGGGGGCGCCCGGGTTGCAGGCAAGCTGGGTGCGCGTGCCTTGTTCGTTAAAACAGATCTTTCCGACGACACTCAAATAGCGTCGTGCGTGAAAGAAGCCGTCGTCCAATTCGGCGGTATCGATTTTCTGGTGAACCTGGCGTGTAGTTATGTTGACGATGGCATCGAGGCGACCCGCGATGATTGGCATCAAAGCTACGACGTGAATGTGGTGGGTTCAGTCATGATGATGAAGGCCTGCCGCCCGCATATGATCCAGCGCGGTGGCGGGGCCATTGTAAATTTCAGCAGCATTAGCGCCAAGGTCGCGCAAACAGGGCGTTGGCTTTACCCCGTAACCAAAGCTGCCATTGCGCAGCTAACACGCAATATGGCCATGGATCTGGCTCAAGACCGAATTCGCGTGAACTCGGTTTCCCCGGGTTGGACATGGTCGCGCATTATGGATGAACTCACGGGCGGTGATCGTGCGAAAACCGATCGCGTTGCTGCGCCGTTCCACTTGCTGGGTCGAGTGGGGGATCCAGCCGAGATTGCGCAGGGGGTCGTGTTCCTGTGTTCGTCCAACGCTTCTTTCATCACCGGAACCGACCTGGCCGTTGATGGCGGCTATAGCGCCATGGGGCCGGAGCAGGCGGTTCCCGCCATTCCCCGTCTTTGTGAATAA
- a CDS encoding MaoC family dehydratase: protein MNELNGYDFEDLSIGDTATFAKTITEADIVLFAGASGDNNAVHLNEEFAQTTPFKGRIAHGMLTASVISAAIAGRMPGPGTIYLNQNLQFKAPVRPGETVHATVTVKELFPEKRRVLLSTVCTVKGKVVIDGDALVMPTARIL from the coding sequence ATGAATGAACTGAACGGTTATGATTTTGAAGATCTTTCCATCGGCGATACGGCCACTTTTGCAAAAACCATTACTGAAGCGGATATCGTGTTGTTTGCCGGTGCGTCGGGCGACAACAACGCGGTGCATTTGAATGAAGAGTTTGCCCAAACTACGCCGTTCAAGGGGCGTATTGCGCATGGGATGCTTACGGCCAGCGTGATTTCAGCCGCCATTGCCGGGCGTATGCCTGGGCCCGGCACAATTTACCTGAATCAAAATTTGCAGTTCAAGGCGCCTGTGCGGCCCGGAGAAACCGTGCATGCCACTGTCACGGTGAAAGAGTTATTCCCCGAAAAGCGCCGGGTATTGCTTAGTACGGTGTGTACGGTGAAGGGAAAGGTGGTGATCGACGGCGATGCGTTAGTCATGCCTACGGCGCGCATTTTATAA